In one Yarrowia lipolytica chromosome 1A, complete sequence genomic region, the following are encoded:
- a CDS encoding uncharacterized protein (Compare to YALI0A12023g, similar to Saccharomyces cerevisiae STS1 (YIR011C); ancestral locus Anc_7.179, some similarities with uniprot|P38637 Saccharomyces cerevisiae YIR011c STS1 required for transport of RNA15P from the cytoplasm to the nucleus) translates to MMGSVVPLSSPAWDLNLSAGQNLLGHGSPTPSHSRKRRLSVTPEAGDSHMEHESPSKPRQQSPFVHKRARVTRQLQSRPLPMSRLLSSLDQKTLVSLLEGICAQDDRVARQVMEVTPKPTVSSAMDVLSRALDQAFALFPYKGDHQNDYAFFRVRPALEEFLAELSDYLSHFLPPNETQVSNSFAFLDQATSLVHRMPQWSSPANNRLKEETYEHIDVAWTLVCEEAAKRQRGSLAMSGVGNWLIRLEKHNELSGDRLKTSLHLLRDMLDDQGYRPPNPFASFNGAQQLFTV, encoded by the coding sequence ATGATGGGCTCCGTGGTACCGCTCAGTTCGCCCGCTTGGGACCTCAATCTGTCCGCGGGACAAAACCTCCTGGGCCATGGCTCGCCCACCCCCTCACACAGCCGCAAACGCCGTCTGTCGGTGACTCCGGAAGCCGGCGACAGCCACATGGAGCACGAGTCACCTTCCAAGCCACGTCAGCAGTCGCCGTTTGTACACAAGCGGGCGCGGGTCACACGGCAACTGCAGTCACGGCCGCTGCCCATGTCGCGGCTGCTGTCGTCGCTGGACCAGAAGACGCTGgtgtcgctgctggagggcATCTGTGCTCAGGACGACCGGGTGGCGCGCCAGGTGATGGAAGTGACGCCCAAGCCCACAGTTTCGTCGGCCATGGACGTTCTGTCGCGAGCGCTCGACCAGGCGTTTGCATTGTTCCCCTACAAGGGCGACCACCAGAACGACTACGCCTTCTTCCGGGTGCGTCCggcgctggaggagttccTGGCCGAGCTCAGCGACTACCTGTCACACTTTCTGCCGCCCAACGAAACCCAGGTGTCCAACTCCTTTGCATTTCTGGACCAGGCCACGTCGCTGGTGCACCGCATGCCCCAGTGGTCCAGCCCCGCCAACAACCGCCTCAAGGAAGAGACGTACGAACACATTGACGTGGCATGGACCCTGGTGTGCGAGGAGGCCGCCAAGCGCCAGAGAGGCTCACTGGCCATGTCCGGTGTGGGCAACTGGCTCATCCGGCTCGAAAAACACAACGAGCTGTCGGGCGACCGTCTCAAGACGTCGCTGCATCTCCTCAGGGACATGCTTGACGACCAGGGCTACCGGCCCCCCAACCCCTTTGCTTCATTCAACGGCGCCCAGCAGCTTTTCACGGTCTAA
- a CDS encoding uncharacterized protein (Compare to YALI0A11935g, no similarity): MVERHHPPMADPPRSPPRMKAEEVDGDCYVDPTTRYARKLRAYARELHASCDPVKLANNTCFDLGESVYVKSDIPFKISKRYPNPNQSVYSGPVLVTAKDGNKTITVSRTAHRGYQTVPFSDIQPCFNGVIPGYPADPPSKFETTTRLQRGEAACCVSIVKDGDKKTYYVNWQGFHPFWVSWFREEEFNRQDLKDILVRWRRFLFSTGSSNLTW; encoded by the exons ATGGTAGAAAGACACCATCCTCCCATGGCAGACCCTCCTCGATCGCCTCCTCGGATGA aagctgaagaagtGGATGGTGATTGCTATGTTGATCCGACAACTCGATATGCGAGAAAGCTCAGGGCCTACGCGAGGGAATTACATGCGTCATGTGACCCTGTCAAACTCGCAAACAACACTTGTTTCGACCTAGGAGAGAGTGTCTACGTGAAATCTGATATTCCCTTCAAGATAAGTAAACGTtaccccaaccccaaccaaTCGGTGTACTCCGGTCCTGTCCTGGTCACTGCAAAGGACGGAAACAAGACCATTACAGTTTCTAGAACTGCTCATAGAGGATACCAAACCGTTCCCTTCAGCGATATCCAGCCTTGCTTCAACGGTGTCATTCCAGGATATCCCGCGGATCCTCCGAGTAAGTTCGAGACGACGACGCGGCTGCAACGAGGAGAGGCTGCTTGTTGCGTTTCCATTGTCAAGGAcggagacaagaagacgTACTACGTCAACTGGCAGGGTTTCCACCCCTTCTGGGTATCATGGTTCCGAGAAGAGGAGTTCAATCGACAGGACTTGAAGGATATTCTTGTtcggtggaggagattccTGTTTTCGAcaggcagcagcaatctCACATGGTGA
- a CDS encoding uncharacterized protein (Compare to YALI0A12001g, weakly similar to uniprot|P13433 Saccharomyces cerevisiae YFL036W DNA-directed RNA polymerase mitochondrial precursor, similar to Saccharomyces cerevisiae RPO41 (YFL036W); ancestral locus Anc_8.28) has translation MSIQTYSHSTTPLNTSNPVLRLRTLRKIHTAASRPILTPPRHSPRGVATDTYSDPLDFSNYSMLDSMGNHSGKPKYDHLHAPKELDRLGVLKKSNLKAFQNDLPKPMRLGTRDRQSGSLFSRAVDSELPGSSDSWSSPHDEIYFTPSQFKIDHNLWGLIDAAIKAGQISRAESFVANLAHAKIWRPDRIRLCARELAQAYIKANSVDKSTKWLMTMEDNLGVRPDAQMYAHLLAKIVDEESEEQIAELLFKKLYHKLSASLVVEEIQIVGLERLPKVLNVLKQHNYNFAEFGEAYMELFEELTGEALKEEAAPEVKKTREEISAELKSNLRGSEKIETHTKEGEEVVGIEIVKNLLLQVDGDVRVDQFIQNLPYYDEIPKDLLDPSKKISLFNIKNSLSTENRADFEQRLEQLNQARQLDIEMRGIEAAGELWAAKASQSQQFTGMSKFQEQMHSWQEQMIPLVQEEIKKAGETEINTDLYPYLKLMSPKTMSIVTIIEMMRLQTTVGRSVESGVKTTNLVTSVGQALEIEYRCSQWSEKLGKKRTFLKKLTGLKRRLKVMEMIHAEDLEDTVPAWAIDVRAKVGALLVDILIKVARMPVTAKDPVTGASVTADVPVFCHSYQLVKRQRLGMVRMHDLMIQKVISTDIGAESSEAFVTPQFLPMLAEPKPWVAWKTGGYYVSQASVMRARESSEQTAYLDTASERGDLDRLFAGLNKLGSTAWTVNSKVFDIMSKVWNTGEAYLDIPAVNTDNSLPECPEHNDPVARSEWRKMCTVILNKRKSDHSVRCDSNYKLEIARAHLGEKLHFPHNVDFRGRAYPLSPHFNHLGSDLSRGLLQFWHGKELGEEGLRWLKIHMANLHGAGKANFDDRVKFTEDNMAKIRAAVENPLAEENSIWREADYPWQFLAASYELVAAYDLPDPSKFVSHIPVQQDGSCNGLQHYAALGGDIDGARQVNLTPFDKPQDVYAEVASIVSELVKEDAENGNPLADFLVGKINRKIVKPTVMTNVYGVTFIGAKAQIQTQLKEQYGDVAQIDEMAHYLAQRVFSAMRSLFTNAHDIQDWLTECARNITKTVRPSANLQEIHSGESLSSVIWTSPIGLPVVQPYRKAAKRQFDTALQSVFLQDAFTLYGVQSRKQAQAFPPNFVHSLDASHMLLTALNLDKDVSFASVHDSYWTHAADVPHMNKVLREQFVKLHSMDIVGNLQKELQMRYGSFYSRVDLITDGTELGKQLADRDSKKNHIFDQLQEDLKFRKLSNGTPAERKQALENPSTVEILEKHRPLDKYLAIQTVTERVGGKMITKQVETDNGDQKKRFLTKFQIDNPPKKGDLDLKQVLVSPYFFS, from the coding sequence ATGTCTATTCAGACTTACTCACATTCCACCACCCCCTTGAACACTTCTAACCCAGTGCTACGATTACGAACGCTGCGAAAAATTCACACCGCCGCGTCGCGACCAATTCTAACTCCCCCACGCCACTCGCCCCGGGGAGTCGCCACAGACACGTACTCGGATCCCTTGGACTTCTCCAACTACTCCATGCTGGACTCGATGGGAAACCACTCCGGCAAGCCCAAGTACGACCATCTGCATGCGCCTAAAGAGCTGGACCGTCTCGGCGTGCTCAAGAAATCCAACCTCAAGGCGTTTCAGAACGACCTGCCCAAACCCATGCGTCTCGGCACCAGAGACCGACAGTCGGGCTCTCTGTTCTCGCGAGCTGTGGACAGCGAGCTCCCCGGCTCGTCGGACTCGTGGTCGTCTCCCCACGACGAAATCTACTTCACGCCCTCGCAGTTCAAGATTGACCACAACCTGTGGGGTCTGATTGACGCAGCCATCAAGGCCGGCCAGATTTCGCGGGCCGAGTCGTTTGTGGCCAACCTGGCCCATGCCAAGATCTGGCGGCCCGACCGAATCCGACTCTGTGCCCGAGAGCTGGCCCAGGCATACATCAAGGCCAACTCGGTGGACAAGTCGACCAAGTGGCTCATGACGATGGAGGACAACCTGGGCGTGCGACCCGATGCCCAGATGTACGCGCATCTGCTGGCAAAGATTGTGGACgaggagtctgaggagCAGATTGCGGAGCTGCTGTTCAAAAAGCTGTACCACAAGCTGAGCGCATcgctggtggtggaggagatccagATTGTTGGTCTGGAGCGGCTGCCCAAGGTGCTGAATGTGCTCAAACAGCACAATTACAACTTTGCCGAGTTTGGAGAGGCGTACATGGAGCTTTTCGAGGAGCTCACCGGGGAGGCATTGAAGGAAGAAGCCGCCCcggaggtgaagaagacgcGGGAGGAAATCTCCGCCGAGCTCAAGAGTAACCTGCGAGGCTCGGAGAAGATTGAAACACATACGaaggaaggagaagaggtggtgggcATTGAGATTGTCAAAAACCTGCTTTTACAGGTGGATGGAGACGTGCGAGTCGACCAGTTTATCCAAAACTTGCCCTACTACGACGAGATCCCCAAGGACCTACTGGACCCGTCGAAGAAGATTTCATTGTTCAACATCAAGAACTCGTTGAGTACGGAAAACCGGGCTGATTTTGAACAGCGACTCGAACAACTCAACCAGGCCAGACAGCTGGACATTGAGATGCGAGGAATcgaggctgctggagagCTCTGGGCAGCCAAAGCCAGCCAGTCTCAGCAGTTTACAGGAATGTCCAAGTTCCAGGAACAAATGCACAGCtggcaggagcagatgaTTCCTCTTGTGCAGGAGGAAATCAAAAAGGCCGGCGAGACCGAGATCAACACCGACCTGTACCCTTACCTGAAGCTCATGTCGCCCAAGACTATGTCCATTGTCACCATTATTGAGATGATGCGTCTCCAGACCACAGTCGGGCGATCGGTCGAGAGCGGAGTCAAGACCACCAACCTGGTCACCTCTGTCGGccaggctctggagattGAGTACCGATGTTCTCAGTGGTCCGAGAAACTCGGCAAGAAGAGAACCTTTCTGAAGAAGCTCACAGGTCTCAAGCGACGTCTCAAGGTGATGGAAATGATCCATGCcgaggatctggaggaTACCGTGCCTGCGTGGGCCATCGACGTGCGTGCCAAGGTTGGAGCTCTACTTGTGGACATTCTCATCAAGGTTGCTCGAATGCCTGTCACAGCCAAGGATCCTGTCACCGGCGCCTCTGTGACCGCAGACGTGCCCGTCTTTTGTCACTCGTACCAGCTTGTCAAGCGACAGCGACTCGGCATGGTGCGTATGCATGACCTGATGATCCAAAAGGTGATCAGCACGGACATTGGTGCCGAGTCCTCGGAGGCGTTTGTGACGCCGCAGTTTCTGCCGATGCTGGCCGAGCCCAAGCCGTGGGTGGCCTGGAAGACTGGCGGTTACTACGTCTCGCAGGCGTCTGTCATGCGAGCACGAGAGTCCTCCGAGCAGACGGCCTACCTGGACACTGCCTCTGAGCGAGGTGACCTGGACCGTCTCTTTGCCGGTCTCAACAAGCTCGGCTCCACCGCCTGGAccgtcaactccaaggTGTTTGATATCATGAGCAAGGTGTGGAACACTGGAGAGGCCTATCTTGACATTCCCGCCGTCAACACGGACAACTCGCTCCCGGAGTGTCCCGAACACAACGACCCCGTGGCTCGAAGCGAATGGCGAAAGATGTGCACCGTTATCCTCAACAAGCGTAAGTCGGACCACTCTGTGCGATGTGactccaactacaagctggagattgCCCGAGCCCATCTCGGTGAAAAGTTGCATTTCCCTCACAACGTGGACTTCCGAGGCAGAGCATACCCGCTCTCTCCTCACTTTAACCACCTGGGCTCCGATCTGTCGCGTGGTCTGCTGCAGTTCTGGCATGGCAAGGAGCTCGGAGAAGAGGGACTCAGGTGGCTCAAGATCCACATGGCCAACTTGCACGGAGCAGGCAAGGCCAACTTTGATGACCGAGTCAAGTTCACCGAAGacaacatggccaagatCCGAGCGGCCGTCGAGAACCCCCTCGCGGAGGAAAACAGCATCTGGCGAGAGGCCGATTACCCATGGCAGTTTCTGGCCGCATCCTACGAGCTTGTTGCGGCATACGACCTGCCAGACCCCTCCAAGTTTGTCTCGCACATTCCTGTGCAGCAAGACGGCTCTTGCAACGGACTACAGCATTACGCAGCCCTAGGAGGAGATATTGACGGAGCTCGACAAGTCAACCTGACGCCGTTTGACAAGCCCCAGGACGTGTACGCCGAAGTGGCTTCCATTGTGTCggagctggtcaaggaAGACGCCGAGAATGGCAACCCCTTGGCGGACTTCCTTGTTGGGAAAATCAACCGAAAGATTGTCAAGCCCACCGTCATGACAAACGTCTACGGAGTAACTTTTATCGGTGCCAAGGCTCAGATCCAGACCCAGCTCAAGGAACAGTACGGCGATGTGGCTCAGATTGATGAAATGGCCCATTACCTGGCCCAGCGGGTCTTTTCGGCCATGCGTTCGCTCTTCACAAACGCCCATGACATTCAGGATTGGCTCACCGAGTGTGCCAgaaacatcaccaagactgTGCGACCGTCAGCGAACTTGCAGGAGATCCATTCGGGCGAGTCGCTCTCGTCCGTCATCTGGACATCTCCCATTGGTCTGCCTGTGGTTCAGCCCTACAGAAAGGCCGCTAAGCGTCAGTTTGACACTGCGCTCCAGTCTGTGTTTCTGCAGGACGCCTTTACTCTCTATGGTGTTCAATCTCGAAAGCAGGCCCAGGCCTTCCCCCCCAACTTTGTGCATTCTCTGGACGCCTCGCACATGCTGCTGACTGCTCTGAACCTCGACAAAGATGTGTCGTTTGCCTCGGTGCACGACTCATACTGGACGCACGCAGCTGACGTCCCTCATATGAACAAGGTGCTGCGAGAGCAGTTTGTGAAGCTGCATTCGATGGACATTGTTGGCAACCTGCAAAAGGAGCTGCAGATGCGGTACGGCTCGTTCTACTCGCGGGTCGATCTTATCACTGACGGCACAGAGCTCGGCAAGCAGCTCGCCGACAGGgactccaagaagaaccacatTTTCGACCAGCTGCAGGAGGATCTCAAGTTCCGAAAGCTCAGCAATGGAACCCCCGCCGAACGAAAGCAGGCACTGGAAAACCCCTCAACTGtcgagattctggagaaACATCGGCCTCTTGACAAGTATCTGGCCATCCAGACGGTGACCGAGCGAGTGGGCGGAAAGATGATCACCAAGCAGGTAGAGACCGATAATGGTgaccagaagaagcggtTTTTGACCAAGTTTCAAATCGACAACCCCCCCAAAAAGGGAGACCTGGACCTTAAGCAGGTGTTGGTTTCTCCCTACTTTTTCTCTTAG
- a CDS encoding uncharacterized protein (Compare to YALI0A11847g, no similarity), protein MNDTEKLLKMAEDTLCEYSESAERLDAKRELLRQLQTLARNVHREAAPGVAPFVSYSRPKYVPKWLKRGEGGNCGSSRDTIGCSSESSSPRLGNNTHPLGDSNPQVMKTRYPDKDTARDTARKTVGDTKIETGPEITIDTTGNDENPSSTLSFTDKQLRDRQLLERFTGAQLKKPPVELSAGWSRPVSLKAGPLAPATRVMNRLSPVEEPKLDLPVIQRELRCRTVRVRESRRCLGYKG, encoded by the coding sequence ATGAACGACACGGAAAAACTGCTGAAAATGGCAGAAGACACGCTCTGTGAATACTCAGAGAGTGCCGAACGACTAGACGCCAAACGAGAGCTACTGCGCCAACTACAAACTCTGGCCAGAAACGTGCACAGAGAAGCGGCGCCAGGCGTGGCTCCCTTTGTGTCTTATTCCAGACCAAAGTACGTTCCAAAGTGGCTCAAGCGGGGTGAAGGGGGAAACTGCGGGTCCTCTCGAGATACCATCGGTTGTTCAAGTGAGTCCAGCAGTCCTAGACTCGGCAACAACACTCACCCACTTGGAGATTCCAATCCACAAGTGATGAAAACAAGATATCCAGACAAAGATACAGCCAGAGATACAGCCAGAAAAACTGTCGGAGATACTAAAATTGAAACTGGACCAGAGATCACCATTGATACCACCGGAAATGACGAGAACCCCAGTTCGACTCTCTCTTTCACTGATAAACAGCTACGAGATCGACAGTTACTAGAACGGTTTACGGGTGCACAGCTGAAGAAACCCCCGGTTGAGTTGTCTGCTGGCTGGTCTCGACCAGTTAGCTTGAAAGCTGGTCCTCTGGCCCCTGCCACTCGGGTTATGAACCGACTGAGTCCAGTGGAAGAGCCGAAACTCGATCTTCCCGTAATTCAGAGAGAGTTGAGATGTCGTACGGTTCGTGTGAGGGAGTCTCGAAGATGTTTGGGTTATAAAGGGTAG
- a CDS encoding uncharacterized protein (Compare to YALI0A11891g, no similarity) — MAKDTEEGLSCIRAKISVDAETRLRDRCNLTLTTELATSGRLVTRSMSGCSRLPMWAFARTQYQTLVTLNSLVSVKGIHDGLCRN; from the coding sequence ATGGCCAAGGATACAGAGGAGGGTCTTAGCTGTATCCGAGCCAAGATCTCCGTTGACGCCGAAACAAGACTTCGAGACCGATGCAACCTCACCCTCACCACCGAACTGGCGACAAGTGGAAGACTTGTAACACGCAGTATGAGTGGATGCTCAAGACTGCCCATGTGGGCTTTTGCTCGTACACAGTATCAAACGTTAGTCACTCTCAACAGTCTCGTTTCTGTCAAAGGAATTCATGATGGACTGTGTCGAAATTAG
- a CDS encoding uncharacterized protein (Compare to YALI0A11869g, similar to Saccharomyces cerevisiae SKI2 (YLR398C); ancestral locus Anc_4.261, some similarities with uniprot|P35207 Saccharomyces cerevisiae YLR398C Antiviral protein SKI2), whose product MIDDILAEIRTKTGSTNATDPSGHSYNASAVSTWSRSPATDAESRDQLQATFLDPKPQFSNQWLRYISDDLSVDKTGFVESLYGVPEATNRSDVRFTRKGMRGHISGYEEFTTSGDILNSKNSFAVNRATGSRLDFVRGRSGFMPFAPGGVELAEKEEQSNLLHRDADGLFDVPPGFERGMNTATAVASADAELGELAVKESSEETGGDPGLVGDLSSQISSMQLVEDASRHPIDDLLPNDITFGRAQTAVAQAAKQKDWAHVVNVNKEITNFSELVPQPAREFPFELDTFQKEAVYHLEQGDSVFVAAHTSAGKTVIAEYAIAMAQRNMTKAIYTSPIKALSNQKFRDFKSEFDDVGILTGDVQINAEASSLIMTTEILRSMLYRGADLIRDVEFVIFDEVHYVNDADRGVVWEEVIIMLPEHVKFILLSATVPNTFEFANWVGRTKQKDIYVISTPKRPVPLVHYLLCKNEMVEIVDEHKKFLDQGYKQAVEIMEGDDGKAKGKGGGRGGRGGRGGRGGRGGSPPTGPLSDRGGRGGGRGGRGGKGGGDGGGRGGRGGGNGGGGGKGGFSRGPPPPTKQAFIQMVKMLHEKELHPMCTFVFSRKMCEQFAGYLSGLDFCNKREKAEIHMFFDKAVTRLSQVDRNLPQILQMREYLSRGIAVHHAGLLPIVKEVVEILFARSLVRVLFATETFAMGLNLPTRTVVFAGCRKHDGTTFRALLPGEYTQMAGRAGRRGLDKTGTVIIMASGEVTPEEDLKEMMLGQPTKLQSQFRLTYNMILNLLRIEALKVEEMIKRSFSENANQLMLPEHEASVKSHEDLLLNLKKKNYDDCDQFMPTILELGLEQQTCLKFIIEQGPKIENMRDILKIGRVVIFKNPTGALRIGFLARSVIGESASILMFPCDISSSKAKMAATLPMFPQVAGYNKFLLAPLAPISTKLEAASVPVSTIVFLSKYIINNVSGVSRFDRQAVEQAYKSIQQICTRRGPVHECSFDKLKKLDLTEKCRDKLAMSVEFSKIPCIKKLSKNFLRAYTQEYEEYQLKETIANLRKSLNDENLELLPDYEQRVEVLKDLNYVDTNNIVLLKGRVACEVNSGFELFISELVMDNFLGDYEPEEIVALLSAFVYEGSRDVEEPVSVTPRLDKGRERIKELVANVMDVLEKRQVIMTSDEQQFLERGRFGLIEVVYEWARGMTFEAISELTSAQEGIIVRVVSRLDEVCREVKSAARIIGDATLQEKMDVAQEKIKRDIIFCASLYL is encoded by the coding sequence ATGATTGACGATATTCTGGCCGAAATCCGGACCAAAACAGGGTCTACCAACGCCACCGACCCATCTGGCCACAGCTACAACGCGTCTGCGGTCTCGACGTGGTCCAGATCACCCGCGACTGACGCCGAGTCTCGAGATCAGCTGCAGGCCACGTTTCTGGACCCCAAGCCGCAGTTTTCCAACCAATGGCTGCGGTACATTTCCGACGATCTGTCGGTGGACAAGACGGGCTTTGTGGAGTCTCTTTACGGCGTTCCTGAGGCCACAAACCGGTCGGACGTCCGATTCACTCGAAAGGGGATGCGGGGCCATATCAGTGGCTACGAGGAGTTCACGACTAGCGGcgacattctcaactcGAAAAACTCGTTTGCCGTGAACCGGGCAACCGGGTCGCGACTCGATTTCGTGCGGGGCCGATCGGGATTCATGCCGTTCGCGCCCGGAGGAGTGGAGctggccgagaaggaggagcagagtAACCTGCTGCACAGAGACGCCGACGGCCTGTTTGACGTGCCCCCGGGCTTTGAGCGGGGTATGAACACAGCCACGGCGGTTGCTTCTGCGGACGCTGAGCTCGGAGAGCTGGCTGTGAAGGAGTCGTCGGAAGAAACAGGAGGAGACCCCGGGCTCGTGGGCGACCTGTCGTCGCAGATCTCGAGTAtgcagctggtggaggacgCCTCCAGACACCCGATCGACGATCTGCTGCCCAATGATATCACTTTTGGACGGGCTCAAACTGCCGTGGCCCAGGCGGCCAAGCAGAAGGACTGGGCACATGTGGTGAACGTGAACAAGGAAATCACCAACTTCTCCGAACTGGTGCCCCAGCCAGCCCGTGAGTTCCCCTTTGAGCTGGACACATTTCAAAAGGAGGCTGTTTACCATCTCGAACAGGGCGactctgtgtttgtggcgGCTCATACGTCGGCTGGAAAGACCGTGATTGCCGAGTACGCCATTGCCATGGCCCAGAGAAACATGACCAAGGCCATCTACACCTCCCCTATCAAGGCGCTGTCCAATCAGAAGTTCCGAGACTTCAAATCTGAATTTGACGACGTGGGTATTCTTACTGGAGATGTTCAGATCAACGCCGAGGCGTCTTCTCTGATCATGACGACCGAGATTCTGCGTTCGATGCTCTACCGAGGCGCTGATCTCATTCGAGACGTGGAGTTTGTGATTTTTGACGAAGTCCATTACGTTAATGACGCAGACCGGGGAGTCGTATGGGAAGAAGTCATCATCATGCTTCCCGAGCACGTCAAGTTTATTCTGCTATCTGCCACCGTCCCCAACACGTTCGAATTTGCCAACTGGGTCGGTCGAACAAAGCAGAAGGACATCTACGTGATTAGTACGCCCAAGCGTCCTGTTCCCCTGGTACATTATCTTCTCTGCAAGAACGAGATGGTCGAGATTGTTGACGAGCACAAGAAATTTCTCGACCAGGGATACAAGCAAGCTGTGGAGATTATGGAGGGTGATGATGGTAAGGCGAAGGGTAAAGGGGGTGGAAGGGGAGGTcgtggaggacgaggtggacgtggaggacgagggGGGAGCCCTCCAACTGGTCCTCTCTCGGACCGAGGAGGTAgaggaggtggccgaggtggaagaggaggtaaaggtggtggtgacggaggaggaagaggtggcCGTGGCGGTGGAAATGGAGGGGgtggaggaaaaggaggatTCTCTCGGGGtcctccccctcccacTAAGCAAGCTTTCATTCAGATGGTCAAGATGTTGCATGAGAAAGAGCTGCATCCCATGTGTACGTTCGTCTTCTCGCGAAAGATGTGTGAGCAGTTTGCCGGATATCTTTCTGGTCTGGATTTCTGTAACAAGCGCGAGAAGGCTGAGATTCACATGTTCTTCGATAAGGCTGTGACGCGACTATCTCAGGTGGACCGAAACCTGCCTCAGATTTTGCAGATGCGGGAGTACCTGTCTCGAGGCATTGCTGTGCATCACGCCGGTCTGCTGCCTattgtcaaggaggtggttgaAATTCTGTTTGCTCGATCACTTGTTCGAGTTTTGTTTGCCACAGAGACGTTTGCCATGGGTCTCAATTTGCCCACACGAACGGTAGTGTTTGCTGGGTGCCGAAAACACGATGGAACCACCTTCcgggctcttcttcctggaGAGTACACGCAGATGGCCGGCCGAGCTGGTCGTCGAGGTCTCGACAAGACTGGTaccgtcatcatcatggcGTCCGGAGAAGTTACTCCCGaggaggacctcaaggagatgatgcTTGGTCAGCCCACCAAACTGCAGTCGCAGTTCCGACTAACCTACAACATGATTCTCAACTTGTTGCGAATCGAGGCCTTGAAGGTCGAGGAGATGATCAAACGGTCCTTCTCTGAGAACGCCAACCAGTTGATGCTTCCCGAGCACGAAGCCAGTGTGAAGAGCCACGAGGATctgcttctcaatctcaagaagaagaattATGACGATTGCGATCAGTTCATGCCCACTATTCTCgagcttggtcttgagcagcagacgtGTCTCAAGTTCATTATTGAGCAGGGTCCCAAAATTGAAAACATGCGTGATATTCTCAAGATTGGTCGAGTTGTCATTTTCAAAAACCCCACCGGCGCTCTGCGAATCGGTTTTCTGGCCCGTTCCGTTATTGGTGAATCTGCCTCCATTCTCATGTTCCCTTGTGAcatttcttcttccaaggccaagatgGCAGCCACACTCCCCATGTTCCCTCAGGTGGCGGGCTACAACAAGTTTCTGCTGGCTCCCCTGGCTCCCATTTCGACAAAGCTAGAAGCAGCTTCTGTTCCCGTGTCCACCATCGTCTTCCtctccaagtacatcaTCAATAATGTCTCGGGCGTGTCTCGGTTTGATCGTCAGGCTGTTGAGCAGGCGTACAAGAGTATCCAACAGATTTGTACGCGTCGAGGACCCGTTCACGAGTGCAGTTTCGACAAGCTGAAGAAACTGGATCTCACTGAAAAATGCCGCGACAAGCTGGCCATGTCGGTCGAGTTTTCCAAGATTCCCTGCATCAAGAAACTCAGTAAAAACTTCCTCCGTGCTTACACCCAGGAGTACGAGGAGTATCAATTGAAGGAGACGATTGCAAATCTTCGAAAGTCGTTGAACGACGAGAacctggagctgcttcCTGACTATGAGCAGCGAGtcgaggtgctcaaggatCTCAACTACGTCGATACAAACAACATTGTGTTGTTGAAGGGCCGGGTTGCGTGCGAAGTCAACTCTGGTTTTGAGCTGTTCATTTCCGAGCTGGTGATGGACAACTTTTTGGGCGATTACGagcccgaggagattgtggcCCTGTTGTCTGCATTTGTCTACGAGGGCTCTCGggatgtggaggagcctgtTTCTGTCACCCCCCGGCTTGACAAGGGTCGAGAGAGAatcaaggagctggtggCCAACGTCATGGATGTGCTTGAGAAGCGTCAGGTGATTATGACATCGGACGAGCAGCAGTTTTTGGAACGTGGGCGGTTTGGACTCATTGAGGTGGTGTACGAGTGGGCACGTGGCATGACTTTCGAGGCCATTTCCGAACTAACTTCTGCCCAGGAGGGTATCATTGTGCGAGTTGTGTCTCGTCTCGATGAGGTTTGTCGAGAAGTCAAGTCTGCCGCGCGGATCATTGGAGATGCTACTTtgcaggagaagatggatgTTGCtcaggagaagatcaagcGGGACATTATTTTCTGTGCCTCTTTGTATTTGTAG